Proteins from a single region of Chryseobacterium sp. T16E-39:
- a CDS encoding DMT family transporter, producing the protein MHKLALFRLHLIIFLWGFTAILGKLIDANAQVLVFYRMLFAAIFLYAYIRIYKKESIKVSKKIFFQLAAIGTAMAAHWFCFFYSIKVSNVSIALSCLSLSTLFASILEPIIFKRKIDISEVIMGVVIVACILLIFKTEFQYKEGILFGVLCAIFGTIFSVFNGKMFGKTSSGNIIFYEIFCGWSVLLIFYLFSGQIFQMNEINYRDLALICLLASVFTAFPMLESVNLMKYISPFTLILTVNLEPVYGIILAFFIFGESEHMSSIFYIASLVMILAIIANGLIKARKQQKTN; encoded by the coding sequence ATGCATAAATTAGCACTTTTCAGATTGCATTTGATTATTTTTTTATGGGGGTTTACAGCGATCTTAGGAAAATTAATTGATGCTAACGCTCAGGTTCTTGTATTTTACAGAATGTTGTTTGCTGCTATTTTCTTGTATGCCTATATCAGAATTTATAAGAAAGAAAGTATTAAAGTTTCAAAAAAAATATTTTTTCAATTAGCAGCTATTGGTACTGCTATGGCCGCCCATTGGTTTTGTTTTTTTTATTCTATAAAAGTTTCCAACGTTTCAATAGCTTTAAGTTGTTTATCATTATCTACTCTTTTTGCCTCGATATTAGAGCCTATTATTTTTAAAAGAAAAATTGATATTTCAGAGGTCATAATGGGAGTTGTAATTGTGGCTTGTATTCTTTTAATTTTCAAAACAGAGTTTCAATATAAGGAAGGTATTCTTTTCGGGGTTTTATGTGCAATTTTTGGAACGATCTTTTCCGTTTTTAACGGTAAAATGTTTGGAAAGACAAGCTCCGGAAACATTATTTTTTACGAAATTTTCTGTGGTTGGTCCGTTTTGTTGATATTTTATCTGTTTTCCGGACAAATTTTTCAAATGAACGAAATAAACTACAGGGATTTGGCGTTAATATGCTTGTTAGCAAGTGTTTTTACGGCTTTTCCAATGTTGGAATCTGTGAATCTGATGAAGTATATTTCTCCATTTACACTAATTTTAACAGTTAATTTAGAACCAGTTTACGGAATTATACTAGCTTTTTTTATCTTTGGCGAATCAGAGCATATGAGTTCAATATTTTATATTGCTTCACTTGTGATGATACTGGCAATTATTGCTAATGGATTGATAAAAGCCAGGAAACAACAAAAAACTAATTAA
- a CDS encoding RNA polymerase sigma factor, which yields MKEKNEAGFHYLYDHYSGALYGVVLRIVQSKEYTEEIIQDVFVKIWNSIHQYDISKGRFYTWMINIARNTAIDYLKSKSFQNELKNQSIPDFVYNSAELSTTNNASDFIGFNNVLGSLESDKQELIDLAYYQGYTQNEISDKLKIPLGTVKTKMRNALIKLKDLLKDYQ from the coding sequence TTGAAAGAAAAAAACGAAGCTGGTTTTCATTACTTGTATGACCACTATTCTGGTGCACTGTATGGTGTAGTACTCCGAATTGTACAATCAAAAGAATATACTGAGGAAATTATTCAGGATGTTTTTGTCAAAATCTGGAATTCCATTCATCAATATGATATCAGTAAGGGAAGATTCTATACCTGGATGATCAATATTGCCAGAAATACAGCGATTGATTATTTAAAATCTAAAAGTTTTCAAAACGAACTAAAAAACCAATCAATTCCAGATTTCGTATATAACAGTGCGGAACTTTCTACCACAAATAATGCATCTGATTTTATTGGTTTTAATAATGTGCTGGGAAGTTTGGAGTCTGATAAACAGGAGCTTATTGATTTAGCTTACTATCAGGGATATACACAGAATGAAATATCTGATAAATTGAAAATACCCTTGGGTACTGTAAAAACGAAGATGCGAAATGCATTAATAAAATTAAAGGATTTGTTAAAAGATTATCAATAA
- a CDS encoding GNAT family N-acetyltransferase, whose translation MILHKNITIKTGHLILQPVDDLYIDDILQHFTSEITRYMPFNPKGNRNEIISFVNESKRTLLENTDLVMVVLDLNKNFIGCCGIHNITEESIELGLWLKKSAHGKGFGTEIIKNLIQFAEDNFTFRYILYPVDQDNIASRKIPEKFDFSPFKKYKKEKDSITDLNIVEYRKYY comes from the coding sequence ATGATATTACATAAAAATATTACAATCAAAACAGGGCATCTAATTTTACAGCCAGTTGATGACTTATATATAGATGATATCCTGCAACATTTTACTAGTGAAATTACCAGATATATGCCCTTTAACCCTAAAGGTAATAGAAATGAAATTATCAGTTTTGTTAATGAGTCAAAAAGAACTTTATTAGAAAACACTGATTTGGTAATGGTCGTACTAGACTTAAATAAAAATTTTATCGGATGCTGTGGTATTCACAATATTACAGAAGAATCCATTGAGCTTGGATTGTGGTTAAAAAAAAGTGCTCATGGGAAAGGATTCGGAACCGAAATTATAAAAAATCTAATTCAGTTTGCAGAAGATAATTTTACTTTCAGGTATATTTTATATCCTGTAGATCAAGACAATATAGCGAGCAGAAAAATTCCTGAAAAATTTGATTTTAGCCCATTTAAAAAATATAAGAAGGAGAAAGATTCAATTACAGATCTTAATATTGTTGAATATAGAAAATATTACTAG
- a CDS encoding acyl-CoA carboxylase subunit beta, with translation MDIEFNKREDQNRLKLSEINRLLAEIKKGGGEKKLQKLREEGKMTARERIDYLLDKNSDSIEVGAFAGYEMYPEHGGCPGGGVVVVIGYVSGRQCLVVANDASVKAGAWFPITGKKNLRAQEIAMENKLPIIYLVDSAGVYLPMQDEIFPDKEHFGRIFRNNAKMSSMGIIQISAVMGSCVAGGAYLPIMSDEAMIVDKTGSIFLAGSYLVKAAIGESIDNETLGGATTHCSISGVTDYKAKDDKDALDRIKNIMKSIGSTEKAGFDRIESFPPRENPENIFGIMPASRAEQYDTLDIIKCMVDNSEFEEYKPDYGKTIVCATARIDGWSVGIVANQRKLVKSGKGEMQFGGVIYSDSADKATRFIANCNQRKIPLIFLQDVTGFMVGSKSEHGGIIKDGAKMVNAVANSVVPKFTIITGNSYGAGNYAMCGKAYDPRLIVAWPWADLAVMGGSQAAKVLAQIQESTLKKQGKEISEEEHDEILDTISKRYQKQTEATYAASRLWTDAIINPVDTRKWISMGIEAANHSPITEKFNLGVIQV, from the coding sequence ATGGATATCGAATTCAACAAACGAGAAGATCAAAATAGATTAAAATTATCCGAAATAAATCGTTTACTTGCCGAAATAAAAAAGGGGGGTGGAGAGAAAAAACTTCAGAAGTTACGTGAAGAAGGAAAAATGACAGCAAGAGAAAGAATTGATTATCTTCTTGATAAAAATTCAGATTCCATAGAAGTAGGAGCTTTTGCAGGTTATGAAATGTATCCTGAACATGGTGGATGCCCCGGAGGAGGAGTTGTAGTTGTCATCGGATACGTTTCAGGCAGACAATGTCTTGTTGTAGCCAATGATGCTTCAGTGAAAGCAGGTGCCTGGTTTCCCATTACAGGAAAGAAAAACCTTAGAGCCCAGGAAATTGCAATGGAAAATAAACTTCCCATTATTTATCTGGTAGACTCTGCAGGTGTTTATCTTCCAATGCAGGATGAAATATTCCCTGATAAAGAGCATTTTGGCAGAATTTTCAGAAATAATGCTAAAATGAGCTCAATGGGAATTATCCAGATTTCTGCGGTAATGGGGAGTTGTGTAGCAGGAGGAGCCTATTTACCTATTATGAGTGATGAAGCAATGATCGTTGATAAAACAGGTTCTATTTTCTTAGCCGGCAGTTATCTTGTGAAAGCAGCAATTGGGGAAAGTATAGATAATGAAACCCTGGGAGGAGCAACAACGCATTGTTCTATTTCTGGAGTTACTGACTATAAAGCCAAAGATGACAAAGATGCTTTAGACAGAATTAAAAATATCATGAAATCTATCGGAAGTACTGAAAAAGCAGGTTTTGATAGAATAGAAAGTTTCCCACCTAGAGAAAATCCTGAAAATATTTTTGGTATTATGCCAGCTTCAAGGGCTGAACAGTATGATACATTAGATATTATAAAATGTATGGTTGATAATTCTGAATTTGAAGAATATAAACCCGACTACGGTAAGACTATTGTCTGTGCTACGGCCAGAATTGATGGCTGGTCCGTTGGAATCGTTGCCAACCAGAGAAAACTGGTAAAAAGCGGTAAAGGAGAAATGCAGTTCGGTGGGGTTATTTATTCGGATTCAGCTGATAAGGCAACAAGGTTTATTGCTAATTGTAATCAAAGAAAAATTCCTTTAATCTTTTTACAGGACGTTACCGGATTTATGGTAGGTTCAAAATCTGAGCATGGGGGAATTATTAAAGATGGCGCTAAAATGGTCAATGCTGTAGCTAATTCTGTAGTTCCAAAATTTACAATTATTACCGGAAATTCCTATGGAGCTGGAAACTATGCAATGTGTGGTAAGGCATATGATCCAAGATTAATTGTCGCATGGCCATGGGCAGATCTTGCAGTAATGGGCGGATCACAGGCTGCAAAAGTTTTAGCTCAAATTCAGGAATCTACCTTAAAAAAACAAGGGAAAGAAATTAGTGAAGAGGAGCACGACGAAATTTTAGACACTATTTCTAAAAGATATCAAAAGCAAACTGAAGCAACTTACGCTGCTTCAAGATTATGGACTGATGCAATCATTAACCCTGTAGATACCCGAAAATGGATTTCCATGGGAATTGAAGCTGCTAATCATTCCCCTATTACCGAAAAATTCAATTTAGGAGTAATTCAGGTCTGA
- a CDS encoding ThuA domain-containing protein: protein MKKQIPLFILFLLIVSHTYAQSLIVPKVLAFYTAKNDLAHISYVDEANQYFTSLTQTKKLDYTSTNNWEKMVIDTLSKYDVILFLDTRPEKPEQREAFRQYMEKGGGWMGFHFAAFSLHSSAYDNNWSWYHDTFLGSGEYKSNTWRPTKAFLERITKNKFTRSLPLLHAPANEWYSWKNDLTKNKDIQILYAIDPKSFPLGTGPKQHEIWTQGFYPIIWTSTKYNMIYSNIGHNDMDYEHQYSKDQTKSLSSTFSSKEYTRFIIRAINHLAREKRKRFNKE from the coding sequence TTGAAAAAACAAATTCCTCTATTCATCCTTTTCCTTCTCATTGTATCGCATACCTATGCCCAATCATTAATAGTTCCTAAAGTCCTGGCTTTTTATACCGCTAAAAATGATCTTGCCCATATCAGTTATGTAGACGAAGCGAATCAATATTTTACTTCTTTGACCCAAACTAAAAAACTAGATTACACTTCAACAAATAATTGGGAGAAAATGGTAATTGATACCCTCTCGAAATATGATGTCATCCTATTTTTAGACACCCGTCCCGAAAAACCAGAACAACGTGAAGCTTTTAGACAGTATATGGAAAAGGGAGGGGGATGGATGGGATTTCACTTCGCCGCTTTTTCATTACACTCATCCGCATATGATAATAATTGGAGCTGGTATCATGATACTTTCCTGGGTTCCGGGGAATATAAGAGTAATACCTGGAGACCCACTAAAGCATTCCTTGAGCGGATCACTAAAAATAAGTTCACCCGATCATTACCTTTATTGCATGCACCAGCCAATGAATGGTATTCCTGGAAAAATGATCTTACCAAAAATAAAGATATCCAAATATTATATGCTATCGATCCCAAAAGTTTTCCCTTAGGAACAGGACCCAAACAACATGAAATATGGACCCAGGGTTTTTACCCCATCATTTGGACCAGTACAAAATACAATATGATCTATTCCAATATTGGACATAATGATATGGACTATGAACATCAGTACAGTAAAGACCAAACAAAAAGCCTTTCTTCAACTTTTAGCAGTAAAGAATATACCCGGTTTATAATTAGGGCGATTAATCACCTGGCAAGAGAAAAGAGAAAAAGATTTAATAAAGAATAA
- the msrB gene encoding peptide-methionine (R)-S-oxide reductase MsrB: protein MKNIFLKTIAIFLIIGCGKYVAQSQNFKTKNPYYSRTLTAPLQVSNTEWKKILSPELYQVAREGATETAFTGKYYEFDEKGTYYCAVCGNALFLSTSKFATTCGWPSFYQPVRSNSVKYRKDTSHNMVRSEVLCGRCGSHLGHIFDDGPQPTGKRFCMNSVCLDFVPNSKKQAEHLK, encoded by the coding sequence ATGAAAAATATATTTTTAAAAACAATTGCTATATTCTTAATTATAGGCTGTGGAAAATATGTGGCACAATCCCAAAATTTCAAAACCAAGAATCCTTATTATTCCCGCACATTAACCGCTCCCCTACAAGTAAGCAATACGGAGTGGAAAAAAATTCTAAGTCCGGAATTATATCAGGTCGCCAGGGAAGGTGCTACAGAAACAGCTTTCACTGGAAAATATTATGAATTTGATGAAAAAGGCACCTACTATTGTGCTGTTTGTGGAAATGCATTATTTCTTTCTACATCAAAATTTGCAACAACCTGTGGCTGGCCCTCTTTCTACCAGCCTGTCCGTAGTAACAGCGTAAAATATAGAAAAGATACTTCGCATAATATGGTTAGATCTGAAGTTCTTTGTGGAAGATGTGGTTCTCATCTCGGGCATATTTTCGATGACGGGCCCCAACCAACAGGAAAACGCTTTTGTATGAATTCAGTTTGTCTGGACTTTGTTCCTAATTCAAAAAAACAAGCGGAGCATTTAAAATAA
- a CDS encoding vWA domain-containing protein produces MKEHIVRGFRFETYKAPELSVFDRLLEIFTDLLTHTSGDFDEAIDWLRMLDDEYQLTTPDYTIDDFIEDLKKKGYIREEVDPSGNGTGIGLSAKMEQNIRKQALKQIFGNLERSGNGNHKTNKSGIGEDSIGEFRNYNFGDPVEKISITESLRNAQINNGIGDFHLTEDDLVVEDSIHQSQMSTVLMIDISHSMILYGEDRITPAKKVAMALAELITTRYPKDTLDIIVFGDDAWPVKIQELPYLQVGPYHTNTVAGLQLAMDILRRKRNTNKQIFMITDGKPSCVRQADGTYYMNSYGLDEYVVQKCYNMASQARRLHIPITTFMIAQDPYLQQFIREFTEANQGKAFYTELNGLGQMIFEDYEANRKKRIR; encoded by the coding sequence ATGAAAGAGCATATTGTGAGAGGGTTCAGATTTGAAACTTATAAAGCTCCAGAACTATCAGTGTTTGATCGGTTGCTGGAAATCTTTACAGATTTGCTGACCCACACTTCAGGAGACTTTGATGAAGCGATAGATTGGCTTCGAATGCTGGATGATGAATACCAATTAACGACACCTGATTATACCATAGATGATTTTATCGAAGACCTTAAGAAGAAAGGATATATTCGTGAGGAAGTAGATCCTAGCGGAAATGGAACCGGTATAGGCTTGAGTGCAAAGATGGAACAAAATATCCGTAAGCAGGCTTTAAAGCAAATATTTGGAAATCTTGAGCGCAGTGGTAATGGAAATCACAAAACGAATAAAAGTGGGATTGGCGAAGACTCAATAGGAGAGTTTAGAAATTATAATTTTGGTGATCCTGTAGAGAAAATTTCTATCACTGAAAGTCTTAGAAATGCACAGATCAATAATGGGATTGGTGATTTTCACCTTACAGAAGACGATCTCGTTGTAGAAGATAGCATTCATCAGTCTCAGATGAGTACCGTTTTAATGATTGATATAAGTCACAGTATGATTTTGTATGGGGAAGACAGGATCACACCCGCTAAAAAAGTGGCGATGGCTTTGGCGGAATTGATTACTACGCGCTATCCGAAAGATACTTTAGATATTATTGTTTTTGGAGATGATGCATGGCCGGTTAAGATTCAGGAGTTGCCATACTTGCAAGTTGGTCCCTATCATACCAATACCGTTGCAGGATTACAGTTGGCAATGGATATACTAAGAAGAAAACGGAATACCAATAAGCAGATCTTCATGATCACAGATGGAAAACCAAGTTGTGTACGTCAGGCAGATGGTACTTACTATATGAATTCTTATGGTCTGGATGAATACGTTGTCCAAAAATGCTATAATATGGCAAGCCAGGCCAGAAGGTTACACATTCCAATTACCACTTTTATGATTGCGCAGGATCCTTATTTGCAACAATTCATAAGAGAATTTACAGAAGCTAATCAAGGAAAAGCCTTTTACACAGAACTTAATGGACTCGGTCAAATGATCTTTGAAGATTATGAAGCCAACCGCAAAAAAAGAATACGTTAA
- a CDS encoding PorV/PorQ family protein, translating into MMKKYLLFLFSLLFGMSQSQIIRKYSNEFLNIGAGARGLAMGGAVISNQDDVYSPMWNPAGLMSIERDWQGAAMHAEYFESIAKYDYLAYAKVLEEGVFGVSVVRLGVDNILNTTQLIDTEGNIDYDKITKFSQSDYAAILSYAFHPGGNTRLDVGVNAKIVYRNVGKFANGYGFGFDIGAIYKADNGWKFGGMLRDATTTVNFWSINQKELSTIVNGEEFNPAPKDKMELTMPKLNVGASKVFEINSSLYVLPEAGINVDFAKTAALVSTDFASITPYAGAELGYQKMIFVRLGVNRFQSITDIEDLKRKVSFQPSAGIGIRYRGLTLDYAITNSGIGGSNFYSNFFSLKLDMGTFRND; encoded by the coding sequence ATGATGAAAAAATACTTATTATTTTTATTTTCCCTGTTATTTGGGATGTCTCAATCTCAGATCATCAGGAAATATTCCAACGAATTTCTCAATATTGGAGCTGGTGCAAGAGGATTGGCGATGGGAGGAGCGGTCATCTCAAATCAGGATGATGTTTATTCACCCATGTGGAACCCGGCAGGTTTGATGTCTATTGAAAGGGATTGGCAGGGGGCGGCTATGCACGCCGAGTATTTTGAGTCTATTGCAAAATATGATTACCTGGCCTATGCAAAGGTTTTGGAAGAAGGAGTTTTTGGAGTTTCAGTAGTAAGACTTGGTGTTGATAATATTTTGAATACTACCCAGTTGATTGATACGGAAGGAAACATTGATTACGATAAAATTACAAAATTCTCACAATCGGATTATGCGGCGATTCTTTCTTACGCCTTTCATCCTGGTGGAAATACAAGGCTTGATGTGGGGGTAAATGCTAAAATAGTATATAGAAATGTAGGTAAATTTGCCAATGGATATGGATTTGGATTTGATATCGGGGCAATCTATAAAGCAGATAATGGATGGAAATTTGGAGGAATGCTTCGTGACGCGACAACAACTGTTAACTTTTGGAGTATCAATCAAAAAGAATTATCGACCATTGTGAATGGGGAAGAGTTTAACCCTGCTCCAAAGGATAAAATGGAACTTACGATGCCTAAGCTGAATGTGGGAGCAAGTAAAGTATTTGAAATTAACAGCAGTTTATACGTGTTACCTGAAGCCGGGATCAATGTAGATTTTGCAAAAACAGCAGCGCTTGTTTCAACGGACTTTGCAAGTATTACGCCTTACGCCGGTGCTGAATTAGGATATCAGAAAATGATCTTTGTAAGACTTGGGGTAAATCGTTTCCAGTCTATTACAGATATTGAAGATTTAAAAAGAAAAGTTTCCTTTCAGCCAAGTGCGGGTATAGGAATTAGATATAGAGGTCTTACTCTTGATTATGCCATTACCAACTCAGGAATTGGAGGATCTAATTTTTACTCCAACTTTTTCTCGCTTAAGCTGGATATGGGAACTTTTAGAAATGATTAA
- the gcvH gene encoding glycine cleavage system protein GcvH, whose product MNTPSELKYTKDHEWIKIEGNIATIGITDFAQGELGDIVYVDIDTVDDDLEAGAVFGSVEAVKTVSDLFLPIAGKVKEFNEELEAQPELLNTDPYGDGWIIKLEIADGADQSELLSAEEYQAIIG is encoded by the coding sequence ATGAACACACCATCGGAATTAAAGTACACTAAAGATCACGAGTGGATCAAGATTGAAGGAAACATCGCTACTATTGGTATTACTGATTTTGCACAGGGAGAGCTTGGGGATATCGTATATGTTGATATAGACACTGTTGATGACGATCTTGAGGCTGGAGCTGTTTTTGGAAGTGTAGAAGCAGTAAAGACTGTTTCAGATCTATTTTTACCTATTGCTGGAAAAGTTAAAGAGTTTAATGAAGAATTAGAAGCTCAACCGGAGTTGTTAAATACGGATCCTTATGGAGACGGATGGATCATCAAATTAGAGATTGCTGATGGTGCAGATCAGTCTGAATTACTTTCTGCAGAAGAATACCAGGCTATCATTGGATAG
- a CDS encoding AAA family ATPase, protein MTEKPDIKTLGSLKATGYKVKSIKDELRDNLRSKILNKESVFKGIFGYENTVIPQLEQAILSRHNINLLGLRGQAKTRLARMMTTLLDEWIPFIGGSEINDDPFNPISRYAKELIDAEGDNTPIDWLHRDERFFEKLATPDVTVADLIGDVDPIKAANLKLSYADDRVIHFGMIPRANRCIFVINELPDLQARIQVSLFNILQEGDVQIRGFKVRMPLDIQFVFTANPEDYTNRGSIVTPLKDRIGSQILTHYPENIHVAKEITKYESSMDDRQASTVYVPSLAKDLLEQISFEARDSEFVDSKSGVSARLSITAFENLLSTAERRSLLTGQEKTSVRLSDFVGVIPAITGKVELVYEGEQEGAEAVAQMLIDNAVKALFISYFPKVEKLEKREVAGPFHQITDWFLDDNGFLEITDESPDAAYAKNLNKISPLDAIIKKYQPETKKEDLLFMKEFILWGLAVNKKLNKERFRTGVFFS, encoded by the coding sequence ATGACTGAAAAGCCAGATATAAAAACACTAGGTTCGTTAAAAGCAACAGGATATAAAGTAAAAAGTATCAAAGACGAATTAAGGGATAATTTAAGAAGTAAGATTCTCAATAAAGAATCTGTATTTAAAGGAATTTTCGGATATGAAAATACAGTTATTCCTCAGCTAGAACAAGCCATTCTAAGTCGTCATAATATCAACTTATTGGGTCTTCGGGGGCAAGCTAAAACCCGGTTGGCAAGGATGATGACGACGCTGTTGGATGAATGGATTCCTTTTATTGGAGGAAGTGAAATTAATGATGATCCGTTCAATCCTATATCACGTTATGCTAAAGAGCTCATTGATGCAGAAGGAGATAATACTCCGATAGATTGGTTGCATCGTGATGAAAGATTTTTCGAGAAACTAGCAACGCCGGATGTTACAGTTGCGGACCTTATTGGTGATGTTGATCCTATCAAAGCAGCTAATCTGAAACTTTCATATGCAGATGACCGGGTGATCCATTTCGGGATGATCCCCCGTGCGAATAGATGTATTTTTGTTATTAATGAATTACCGGATCTTCAAGCGAGAATCCAGGTGTCATTATTTAATATATTACAGGAAGGTGATGTACAGATTCGTGGTTTCAAAGTTAGAATGCCTTTAGATATACAATTTGTCTTTACTGCTAACCCAGAAGACTATACGAACAGAGGAAGTATTGTGACTCCACTGAAAGATCGTATCGGATCGCAGATTCTTACGCACTATCCGGAAAATATACATGTCGCAAAGGAAATTACAAAATACGAATCCAGTATGGATGATCGTCAGGCAAGTACAGTGTATGTTCCTTCTTTAGCTAAGGATCTTTTGGAGCAGATTAGTTTTGAAGCACGGGATAGTGAATTTGTAGATTCAAAAAGTGGTGTGAGTGCCCGTTTGAGTATTACAGCTTTTGAAAATTTGTTAAGTACCGCAGAGCGAAGATCTCTTTTAACAGGTCAGGAAAAAACTTCCGTAAGATTAAGTGATTTTGTCGGAGTAATTCCAGCGATTACAGGAAAAGTTGAATTGGTATATGAGGGTGAACAGGAAGGTGCGGAAGCTGTGGCTCAGATGCTTATTGATAATGCTGTCAAGGCTTTATTTATATCTTATTTCCCGAAAGTTGAAAAATTGGAAAAGAGAGAAGTTGCAGGCCCGTTTCATCAAATTACCGATTGGTTTTTGGATGATAATGGCTTTTTGGAAATTACGGATGAATCTCCAGATGCAGCCTATGCAAAAAATTTAAATAAGATAAGTCCGCTTGATGCTATTATTAAGAAGTATCAGCCGGAAACGAAGAAGGAAGACCTTCTATTTATGAAAGAATTTATCCTTTGGGGACTTGCTGTCAATAAAAAACTGAATAAGGAACGATTCAGGACGGGAGTATTCTTTTCATAA
- a CDS encoding fasciclin domain-containing protein, translated as MNTRSKIAVFGMVALSFAFSGTVTAQTMKEKTVMVGGAPMYPSKNIIENAVNSKDHKTLVAAVKAAGLVETLQGSGPFTVLAPTDAAFAKLPKGTVENLVKPENKEMLTKILTYHVLAGKYNAKEIWAAVKAGNGKSMMKTVEGEDVTFWTKGKDLYIKDAKGNSAKVTIADVNQSNGVIHVIDTVLMP; from the coding sequence ATGAACACAAGATCAAAAATCGCAGTATTCGGAATGGTTGCTTTATCATTCGCATTTAGTGGAACAGTAACTGCACAGACAATGAAAGAAAAAACAGTAATGGTAGGAGGAGCTCCTATGTATCCATCAAAAAATATCATTGAAAATGCTGTAAATTCTAAAGACCACAAAACACTAGTCGCTGCAGTGAAAGCTGCCGGACTGGTAGAAACATTGCAGGGAAGCGGACCTTTTACAGTATTGGCTCCTACTGATGCAGCATTTGCTAAACTTCCAAAAGGAACCGTGGAAAATCTGGTTAAGCCTGAGAATAAAGAAATGCTTACTAAAATTTTAACCTATCATGTGCTGGCTGGAAAGTACAATGCTAAAGAAATATGGGCCGCAGTAAAAGCTGGAAATGGAAAAAGTATGATGAAAACGGTAGAGGGAGAAGATGTAACTTTCTGGACAAAGGGTAAAGATCTTTACATTAAAGACGCTAAAGGTAACAGTGCCAAAGTTACAATAGCCGACGTTAATCAGTCTAACGGGGTTATTCATGTCATAGACACAGTCCTAATGCCATAG
- a CDS encoding VanZ family protein, with the protein MVQISLNYFLQKNTRLSLDRLSKIFSKILPIYWAFLTYMLLKPGEENREYFFMFNGFDKVLHLSIFAMLSFCFIAAFPKIKFSYFFQIILIYAFLTEILQEEMHWGRSMETLDVVADVIGCLLGYYIYKVLVKRFFSSDHSL; encoded by the coding sequence ATGGTGCAGATCAGTCTGAATTACTTTCTGCAGAAGAATACCAGGCTATCATTGGATAGGCTTTCAAAAATATTTAGTAAGATATTGCCCATTTATTGGGCATTTCTTACTTATATGCTTCTCAAGCCCGGAGAAGAGAACCGTGAATACTTCTTTATGTTCAATGGGTTCGATAAAGTTTTGCATCTGAGTATATTTGCAATGCTGAGTTTCTGTTTTATTGCGGCATTTCCAAAAATCAAATTTTCTTATTTTTTTCAGATCATCCTTATATATGCATTCCTTACAGAAATACTACAGGAAGAAATGCATTGGGGTAGATCCATGGAAACTTTAGATGTAGTTGCAGATGTTATTGGATGCTTACTGGGGTACTATATATATAAGGTGCTTGTCAAGCGTTTTTTCTCATCAGATCATTCACTATAG